Proteins encoded in a region of the Nicotiana tomentosiformis chromosome 9, ASM39032v3, whole genome shotgun sequence genome:
- the LOC117275947 gene encoding putative late blight resistance protein homolog R1A-3 codes for MLRLRHLHTNVPAKLPPGTQTTDESLCLQTLSKVAPGSCREDVLVRACNLRKVSIQGEMADFLEINKGGFNNFQKLKCLEQLKLLNDVGMSKSKVLQLPPAFLEFLRRLKKLTLSNTKFVWSDANRLGRLECLQVLKLKGNAFSGTAWDSEGFSQLKVLWIERADFETWKTSNLSFQRLKYLVLISCDKLEAVPFEFAGISSLQEMTLENTKKANKSAKAIEGRKIEMQELMQKVAERKSGTDSQAPESFKFKLTIFLPESADCDTT; via the coding sequence ATGCTACGGTTGAGGCATCTGCACACCAATGTTCCTGCAAAATTGCCGCCTGGTACGCAAACAACAGATGAATCTTTATGCCTACAAACACTGTCTAAAGTTGCACCAGGAAGCTGCCGAGAAGATGTGCTTGTAAGGGCTTGTAATCTCAGAAAAGTGAGTATTCAAGGAGAAATGGCTGATTTTCTTGAAATTAACAAGGGTGGGTTCAACAACTTTCAAAAACTAAAGTGCCTGGAACAATTGAAGCTGTTGAATGATGTTGGCATGTCCAAGAGCAAAGTTCTTCAACTTCCTCCAGCATTTCTCGAGTTTCTACGCAGACTGAAGAAGTTAACTTTGTCAAATACAAAGTTTGTTTGGAGTGATGCGAATAGACTAGGGCGGTTGGAATGCCTTCAGGTTCTAAAGCTGAAAGGAAATGCATTTAGTGGGACGGCCTGGGATTCAGAAGGTTTTAGCCAACTCAAGGTATTGTGGATTGAAAGAGCAGATTTCGAAACTTGGAAAACTTCAAACCTTTCATTCCAAAGACTTAAGTACCTTGTTCTTATATCTTGTGATAAGCTTGAGGCTGTGCCATTTGAGTTTGCTGGTATAAGTAGCCTTCAAGAGATGACACTGGAGAACACAAAGAAGGCGAATAAATCTGCAAAAGCCATAGAAGGCAGGAAGATAGAGATGCAGGAACTCATGCAAAAAGTTGCAGAAAGAAAATCTGGAACAGATAGTCAAGCTCCAGAGAGTTTCAAATTCAAGCTCACTATATTCCTCCCTGAATCAGCTGATTGCGACACCACATAG